From Vitis vinifera cultivar Pinot Noir 40024 chromosome 3, ASM3070453v1, the proteins below share one genomic window:
- the LOC104878938 gene encoding uncharacterized protein LOC104878938 — translation MSFDQHSSTLVLDMMRGMSFLPGFGLGRRQHGSSEFVTSIDHETPYGLGFTPSEDDVCYMARLRRDRVRARLFGIPFDYPVRPYTFSLADYFVRGSEVQPRVEEIGVDDSTLGELQHVLHQMQLGDETPDMSASAMILPPSPDRASLFSLCFPDDTTDYGVIIEPEDMTDGVVPRDEYHDEMDMLGISQFLDTVQREPFSPLELFGVSVIEIAEEDQTVPAPELSAFVIPTVDMYEGTVGPIEGASDSVDPPLSFDILSGFVTRFDCVSDDSVMDLSIYEYSSVSCDDVSLFAPYSLTSQIFDINDEIAQPDSSKDSFDHDSDPIDERVSPAIGDVEVIDFGTDDQPRELKIGLDPSIVQHHLPILPHARPVKQKLRRLHPRWSLQVKEEIKKQLSVGFISVVAYPEWLSNVVPVPKKDGKVGVCVDFKDLNKASPKDDFPLPHIDLLVDGTAGHSMLSFMDGFSGYNQILMASEDMEKTVFITKWGTYCYRVMPFGLKNAGATYQRAATALFHDMMHRDVEVYVDDMIVKSRGRADHLAALERFFERIRKFRLRLNPKKCTFGVTSGKLLGHMVSERGIEVDPDKIKSILDMPVPRTEKEIKGFLGRLQYISRFIARLTDICEPIFRLLRKNQPTVWNDDCQLAFERIKEYLLSPPVLVPPMPGRPLLLYLSILDMTLGCMLAQLDDLGKERAIYYLTLVWATRRLRHYMTEYSVHLISRLDPLRYLFDRPDLAGRLMRWLVLLTEFDIHYVSQKSIKGSVVADHLASLPIIESRPIDDDFPDEEFVAMTRLSGWCMYFDGAANHSGYGIGVLLVSPQGDHIPRSVRLTFPDYYPTTNNIVEYEACILGLETALELGITQVDVLGDSNLVLRQVQGDWKTRDAKLKPCHAYLELLIEKFEELKYIHLPRAHNQFADALATLASTVDIPTNVVVRPLLIETRSAPAYCHLIDETEFQDDLPWFHDIRQFLRFDTYPEAATAKDRRALRQLATRFVMCGETLYRRSVDGILLLCLDRASADRVMREVYAGFVQRCPECQMHGDLIHVPPSELHALTSPWPFLVWGIDIIGKISPKSSNGHEFILVAIDYFTKWVEAASYAKLTSSRVASFIRSHIICRYGVPHELISDRGAHFRAEVETLLQKYGIQHHRSSAYMPQTNGAVEAANKNIKRILRKVVETSRDWSEKLPFALWAYRTSFRTPTETTPYSLVYGMEAVLPIEIEMGSLRVVLEQQISETECAQMFVSPEKEHISLPLENVGESFKSTSPAGSYPDSLNGFPAGTELCDPVTVPVPALYTDVTVVPEQEKQEFE, via the exons ATGTCATTTGACCAGCATAGTAGTACCCTTGTTCTTGATATGATGAGAGGCATGTCATTTCTACCTGGTTTTGGGTTAGGACGACGCCAACATGGATCTAGTGAGTTTGTGACTTCTATTGATCATGAAACTCCTTATGGACTTGGATTCACCCCTTCAGAGGATGATGTTTGTTATATGGCACGACTACGTAGGGACAGGGTAAGGGCTCGTTTGTTTGGCATCCCATTTGATTATCCTGTTCGCCCTTACACTTTCAGCTTGGCCGATTACTTTGTTAGGGGATCAGAGGTTCAGCCTCGTGTGGAAGAGATAGGTGTTGATGATAGTACATTAGGTGAGCTTCAGCATGTGCTTCATCAGATGCAGTTGGGTGATGAGACCCCTGACATGTCAGCTTCTGCGATGATCCTTCCACCATCTCCAGATCGAGCCAGCTTATTCTCCTTGTGCTTCCCGGATGATACTACTGATTATGGGGTAATCATTGAGCCCGAAGATATGACTGATGGAGTAGTTCCTCGTGATGAGTATCAtgatgagatggacatgttGGGTATCAGTCAGTTCCTTGATACAGTTCAGCGTGAGCCTTTCTCGCCATTGGAACTTTTTGGAGTATCTGTCATCGAGATTGCTGAGGAGGATCAGACTGTTCCTGCTCCTGAGCTTTCTGCTTTTGTTATTCCTACTGTTGATATGTATGAGGGCACTGTTGGCCCaattgagggagcgtccgactctgtggacccacctctttcatttgacattCTATCGGGATTTGTCACCCGCTTTGACTGTGTTTCtgatgattcagttatggatttgagcatttacgAGTATTCGTCTGTCTCTTGTGATGATGTTTCGTTATTTGCACCTTATTCACTCACttcacagatatttgatataaatgatgaaattgcaCAGCCCGATTCAAGTAAAGACTCTTTTGATCACGACTCTGATCccatagatgagagagtttcacccGCTATAGGGGATGTTGAGgttattgattttggcacagatgATCAGCCTAGAGAACTGAAGATTG gccttgatccCTCTATAGTTCAGCATCATCTGCCCATCTTGCCACATGCCAGaccagttaagcagaaattgaggcgATTACACCCACGTTGGAGTctgcaggtgaaagaggagattaaaaaacaactcagtgttggatTTATATCAGTGGTTgcgtatccagaatggttgtcTAACGTTGTCCCTGTTCCAAAAAAGGACGGCAAAGTCGGGGTTTGTGTTGATTTCAAAGACCTTAATAAAGCCAGCCCTAAAGATGACtttcctctcccacacattGATTTGTTGGTCGATGGCACCGCTGGCCATTCGATGTTGTCattcatggatgggttttcagggtataatcagattttgatggcttcAGAGGATATGGAAAAGACAGTCTTTATTACtaagtggggtacttattgttacagggttatgccatttgggttaaAGAATGCCGGAGCCACTTATCAGCGAGCCGCCACTGCTttatttcatgacatgatgcatagggatgtTGAGGTGTATGtcgatgatatgattgtgaaatcccgaggCAGAGCAGATCACCTAGCGGCTCTAGAGAGATTTTTTGAAAGGATTCGAAAATTCAGATTGAGGttaaatcccaagaagtgcacttttggagtaacTTCTGGGAAATTGTTAGGGcatatggtcagtgagcgaggcatagaggttGACCCAGATAAGATCAAatccatacttgacatgcctgtgccaaggactgagaaagagatcaaGGGCTTTCTGGGTAGGTTACAGTACATCAGTcgattcatagccagattgacagacatatgtgagcctATTTTTCGTCTATTGAGAAAGAACCAGCctacagtttggaatgatgattgtcaACTTGCGTTTGAGAGGATTAAGGagtatttgctttctcctcctgttttagtgcctcccaTGCCAGGGCGTCCACTTCTTTTATATCTGTCAATTTTAGACATGACCTTGGGATGTATGCTAGCTCAGCTGGATGACTTAGGAAAGGAGCGAGCTATCtactatctga CGCTAGTATGGGCTACTAGGAGgttgaggcattacatgacagaATATTCAGTACACTTGATTTCCCGTCTTGATCCATTGAGATACTTGTTTGATAGACCTGATTTGGCTGGTAGACTGATGAGATGGTTAGTGCTTCTTACAGAAtttgatattcattatgtctCTCAGAAATCCATTAAGGGAAGCGTTGTTGCGGATCATTTAGCGTCCTTACCAATAATCGAGAGTAGGccaattgatgatgattttccagatgaggagtttgttgctATGACTAGATTATCAGGATGGTGCATGTACTTCGATGGAGCAGCTAATCATTCagggtatgggataggtgttTTGTTGGTATCTCCCCAGGGTGATCACATCCCGAGATCTGTTCGTTTAACATTTCCTGATTACTATCCCACCACAAataatattgttgagtatgaggcatgTATCCTCGGTTTAGAGACTGCACTAGAGCTTGGCATCACACAGGTGGATGTACTTGGTGATTCCAATCTAGTGCTCAGACAGGTTCAGGGTGACTGGAAGACCAGAGACGCGAAGTTGAAGCCATGCCATGCCTACTTGGAGTTATTGATTGAGAAATTTGAAGAGTTGAAATACATTCATCTCCCTAGAGCACATAATCAGTTTGCTGATGCTTTGGCTACCTTAGCTTCTACAGTTGATATTCCAACTAATGTGGTAGTTCGTCCTTTATTGATTGAGACTAGATCTGCGCCCGCATATTGTCATTTGATTGATGAGACAGAGTTCCAAGATGACCTACCATGGTTTCATGACATTCGTCAGTTTCTTAGATTTGACACATACCCTGAAGCTGCGACAGCCAAGGATCGGAGAGCATTGAGGCAGTTagccactagatttgtgatgTGTGGAGAGACCTTATACAGACGATCAGTTGATGGGATATTACTATTATGTTTGGATCGAGCctctgcagatcgagtgatgagagaggtttaTGCAGGA tttgttcagagatgcCCAGAGTGTCAGATGCATGGGGATCTTATTCATGTACCACCCTCAGAGTTGCATGCTTTGACATCACCATGGCCATTCttagtatggggtattgatatcattGGAAAGATCTCGCCGAAATCTTCCAATGGCCATGAGTTCATCTTAGTAGCCATTGATTATTttaccaagtgggtggaagctgcaTCATATGCGAAGTTGACATCTTCTagagttgctagtttcatcaggTCACACATCATTTGTCGCTATGGAGTTCCACACgagttgatttcagataggGGTGCACACTTTAGAGCTGAAGTCGAAACTTTGTTACAGAAGTATGGCATCCAACACCACAGATCGTCTGCATACATGCCACAAACTAATGGAGCTGTAGAGGCTGCAAATAAGAACATTAAGAGAATTCTGAGAAAGgtggtcgagacttctcgggattggtcagaaaAACTTCCTTTTGCCTTATGGGCATATCGTACTTCTTTTCGCACTCCTACAGAAACTACACCTTActccttggtgtatggtatggaggctgtTTTGCCAATCGAGATAGAGATGGGTTCTTTAAGAGTAGTTCTTGAGCAGCAGATTTCAGAGACAGAGTGTGcccag ATGTTCGTTTCTCCTGAGAAAGAACATATCTCGCTGCCTTTGGAGAATGTAGGGGAGTCATTTAAGTCAACTTCCCCAGCAGGATCATACCCGGATTCCCTTAATGGGTTTCCGGCGGGTACTGAATTATGCGATCCGGTTACTGTTCCTGTTCCGGCCCTCTATACTGATGTGACTGTTGTTCCTGAGCAAGAAAAGCAGGAGTTTGAGTAA